A genomic segment from Actinomycetes bacterium encodes:
- a CDS encoding ATP-binding cassette domain-containing protein, which yields MTEPMTHTDERAPLTVTARGVHVAYDGHEVLRGIDLTARPGRVVAVTGPSGAGKTTLLWVLAGLVRPDEGSVHVGDAPAADRDTTSGAGVVLIPQDNALASVLTASENVLVPLLAAGVEPAASQQRTAEALDQVGLATAGDQLIEELSGGQQQRVAVARGLAQRGRVVLADEPTSELDAANRARVVALLRTEADLGAAVVLATHDPDAAAECDAELHLDAGVATWVRPLEG from the coding sequence GTGACCGAACCCATGACCCACACGGACGAGCGGGCACCCCTCACGGTGACCGCGCGCGGGGTGCACGTCGCCTACGACGGGCACGAGGTGCTGCGCGGCATCGACCTCACCGCCCGGCCGGGCCGAGTCGTGGCGGTCACCGGGCCGTCCGGCGCGGGGAAGACCACCCTGCTCTGGGTGCTGGCCGGGCTGGTGCGGCCGGACGAGGGATCGGTGCACGTCGGCGACGCGCCGGCCGCCGACCGCGACACCACCAGCGGCGCCGGGGTGGTGCTGATCCCCCAGGACAACGCGCTGGCCAGCGTCCTGACCGCGTCGGAGAACGTCCTGGTGCCGTTGCTCGCCGCCGGCGTCGAGCCAGCGGCGTCGCAGCAGCGGACCGCCGAGGCGCTCGACCAGGTCGGGCTCGCGACCGCCGGCGACCAGCTGATCGAGGAGCTCTCGGGCGGCCAGCAGCAGCGGGTCGCGGTGGCGCGCGGACTCGCCCAGCGCGGCCGGGTCGTGCTGGCCGACGAGCCCACCAGCGAGCTGGACGCCGCCAACCGGGCGCGGGTGGTGGCCCTGCTGCGCACCGAGGCGGACCTGGGGGCGGCGGTCGTGCTCGCGACGCACGACCCGGACGCCGCGGCCGAGTGCGACGCCGAGCTGCACCTGGACGCGGGCGTCGCGACCTGGGTCCGCCCCCTTGAGGGCTGA
- the groEL gene encoding chaperonin GroEL has translation GLELELTEGMRFDKGYISPYFVTDPERMETVLDEPYVLVLNSKISAVKDLLPLLEKVMQSGKPLAIIAEDVEGEALATLVVNKIRGTFKSAAVKAPGFGDRRKAMLQDIAILTGGQVISEEVGLKLENAGLDLLGRARKVVVTKDETTIVEGAGDADQIAGRVNQIRAEIEKSDSDYDREKLQERLAKLAGGVAVIKAGAATEVELKERKHRIEDAVRNAKAAVEEGIVAGGGVALLQASTTAFEKLDLDKDEATGANIVKIALEAPLKQIAVNAGLEGGVVVEKVRNLETGHGLDAATGEYKDMIKAGIIDPAKVTRSALQNAASIAGLFLTTEAVIADKPEKAPAGGGMPGGDGGMGGMDF, from the coding sequence GGTCTCGAGCTCGAGCTCACCGAAGGCATGCGCTTCGACAAGGGCTACATCTCGCCGTACTTCGTCACCGATCCGGAGCGCATGGAGACGGTTCTCGACGAGCCGTACGTCCTCGTGCTCAACAGCAAGATCTCGGCCGTCAAGGACCTGCTGCCGCTGCTGGAGAAGGTCATGCAGTCCGGCAAGCCGCTGGCCATCATCGCCGAGGACGTCGAGGGCGAGGCGCTCGCGACCCTGGTCGTGAACAAGATCCGTGGCACCTTCAAGTCGGCCGCCGTCAAGGCGCCCGGCTTCGGTGACCGCCGCAAGGCCATGCTGCAGGACATCGCCATCCTTACCGGTGGCCAGGTCATCTCCGAGGAGGTCGGCCTCAAGCTCGAGAACGCCGGTCTCGACCTGCTCGGCCGGGCCCGCAAGGTCGTCGTCACCAAGGACGAGACGACGATCGTCGAGGGCGCCGGGGACGCCGACCAGATCGCCGGCCGGGTCAACCAGATCCGCGCCGAGATCGAGAAGTCGGACTCCGACTACGACCGCGAGAAGCTTCAGGAGCGCCTCGCCAAGCTGGCCGGCGGCGTCGCCGTCATCAAGGCCGGCGCGGCCACCGAGGTGGAGCTCAAGGAGCGCAAGCACCGCATCGAGGACGCGGTGCGCAACGCCAAGGCCGCCGTCGAGGAGGGCATCGTCGCCGGTGGTGGCGTCGCGCTCCTGCAGGCGTCGACCACCGCGTTCGAGAAGCTCGACCTGGACAAGGACGAGGCGACCGGCGCCAACATCGTGAAGATCGCGCTGGAGGCCCCGCTCAAGCAGATCGCCGTCAACGCCGGCCTCGAGGGCGGCGTCGTGGTGGAGAAGGTGCGCAACCTCGAGACCGGTCACGGTCTCGACGCGGCCACCGGCGAGTACAAGGACATGATCAAGGCCGGCATCATCGACCCGGCCAAGGTCACCCGCTCGGCGCTGCAGAACGCCGCGTCGATCGCCGGCCTCTTCCTCACCACCGAGGCCGTCATCGCCGACAAGCCCGAGAAGGCCCCGGCCGGCGGCGGCATGCCGGGCGGCGACGGTGGCATGGGCGGCATGGACTTCTGA
- a CDS encoding VOC family protein → MAGREEAAMADPVGDIIGDYRAFSAQQHDRLLARGIDIRPYALSHLAVRVPEWDQYAHVRTLLERHAVANRENVWNGRPISLIIPAEPLEVLDGKVVPLIELIPPVHQRVYKMGLEHLGVVVDSFDAFVEAHKPVLTGQQFQGPNSTPDPVYILFEDFTHVKFYRLSLRASVELDAGPFLDGFHHVDDWVPQRLVTATGPNRLPR, encoded by the coding sequence ATGGCCGGCCGAGAGGAGGCGGCGATGGCCGATCCGGTTGGCGACATCATCGGGGACTATCGCGCGTTCTCCGCGCAGCAGCACGATCGCCTGCTCGCGCGGGGCATCGACATCCGTCCGTACGCGCTCAGCCACCTCGCCGTCCGCGTGCCGGAGTGGGACCAGTACGCGCATGTGCGGACCCTGCTCGAACGTCACGCGGTCGCCAATCGCGAGAACGTCTGGAATGGCCGCCCGATCTCCTTGATCATTCCCGCCGAGCCACTCGAAGTCCTCGACGGCAAGGTCGTCCCGCTTATCGAGCTCATCCCGCCCGTGCACCAGCGCGTCTACAAGATGGGGTTGGAGCACCTCGGCGTCGTGGTCGACAGTTTCGACGCCTTCGTCGAAGCCCACAAGCCGGTCCTGACGGGACAGCAGTTCCAGGGCCCGAACAGCACACCGGACCCCGTCTACATCTTGTTCGAGGACTTCACCCACGTGAAGTTCTACCGACTTTCACTAAGGGCATCCGTCGAGCTCGATGCCGGCCCGTTCCTCGATGGGTTCCATCACGTCGACGACTGGGTGCCCCAGCGGCTCGTCACGGCGACGGGCCCGAACCGCTTGCCGCGCTGA
- a CDS encoding ATP-binding cassette domain-containing protein: MSGIPVACHGLVHIYRLEGNDVVALSGVDLDVGAGEVVGLLGPSGSGKSTLLNLFAGLLRPSAGRLHVGPHEIARMDEKGLARMRATDVGVVLQGAMRNLLPYATPIDNVRFAQRGARKVRSGREADDDFGGSELPEPHEVLSLVGLADHSTNSLGSLSPGQRQRLAVGVGLAANPGLLLLDEPTSQLDHEGRDEVLHAVTEINRDLGTTVVAVTHDPDVADRLPRTVTIRDGRVGAEGRRGEEYAVVGRDGSLTLPPDVLERVPPGSLLRVTIVDEEAVRLDKTETQTGEGAA; the protein is encoded by the coding sequence ATGAGCGGCATCCCGGTCGCCTGCCACGGCCTGGTCCACATCTACCGCCTCGAGGGCAACGACGTCGTCGCACTCTCCGGCGTCGACCTCGACGTCGGGGCCGGCGAGGTGGTCGGGCTGCTCGGCCCGTCCGGGTCCGGCAAGTCGACGCTGCTCAACCTCTTCGCCGGGCTGCTGCGGCCCAGCGCCGGGCGGCTGCACGTCGGCCCGCACGAGATCGCCCGCATGGACGAGAAGGGGCTGGCCCGGATGCGGGCCACCGACGTCGGCGTGGTGCTGCAGGGCGCGATGCGCAACCTGTTGCCGTATGCCACGCCGATCGACAACGTCCGCTTCGCCCAGCGAGGTGCCCGCAAGGTGCGGTCCGGGCGCGAGGCCGACGACGACTTCGGCGGCTCCGAGCTGCCGGAGCCGCACGAGGTGCTCTCGCTGGTCGGGCTGGCCGACCACTCCACCAACTCGCTCGGCTCACTGTCGCCGGGCCAGCGGCAGCGCCTCGCCGTGGGCGTCGGCCTCGCCGCCAACCCCGGCCTGCTGCTGCTGGACGAGCCGACCAGCCAGCTCGACCACGAGGGCCGCGACGAGGTGCTGCACGCGGTTACCGAGATCAACCGCGACCTCGGCACCACAGTCGTCGCCGTCACCCACGACCCCGACGTCGCGGACCGGCTGCCCCGCACGGTGACGATCCGCGACGGCCGCGTCGGGGCCGAGGGGCGGCGCGGCGAGGAGTACGCCGTGGTCGGCCGGGACGGGTCGCTGACCCTGCCGCCGGACGTGCTCGAGCGGGTGCCGCCCGGGTCGCTGCTGCGGGTCACCATCGTCGACGAGGAGGCGGTCCGCCTCGACAAGACCGAGACCCAGACCGGGGAGGGGGCAGCATGA
- a CDS encoding aminopeptidase translates to MSEPYDHLLGAYARLVVRVGVNVQLGQRVVVRGMVEHAEVARAVAAEAYRVGASYVSIEYVDQHLQRAHVALAPDDSLGTSLRHEVDAINAWKDDDVAVISLTGNPNPTLMDGADPARLAASLPVERAKAAMQVLGADHVAWSVVAAPNAGWAESIFGTPDVERLWQSVALATRLDEDDPVVSWREHLAKLAHRRDLLNEQGFDRMHFRGPGTDLVVGLAPRSHWVTAEHTNDAGTAFVANLPTEEVYTSPDWRRADGTLSTTAPFFLQQMNVLVDGLVLELGDGTVRAAKAAAGEEAVHHQLDSVPRARHLGEVAIVDGDSRVRRTQLTYRDMLYDENAASHVAWGAGFPTTIEGGTRLDVQQRIEAGVNQSATHVDVVVGSPDVEVLGIAADGTTTPVLVGDEFVLG, encoded by the coding sequence ATGAGCGAGCCGTACGACCACCTGCTCGGGGCCTACGCGCGACTGGTGGTGCGGGTCGGGGTCAACGTGCAGCTGGGGCAGCGCGTCGTCGTGCGCGGCATGGTCGAGCACGCCGAGGTCGCCCGAGCGGTCGCTGCCGAGGCCTACCGCGTGGGCGCGAGCTACGTCTCCATCGAGTACGTCGACCAGCACCTCCAGCGCGCCCACGTCGCCCTGGCCCCCGACGACTCGCTGGGCACCTCGCTGCGCCACGAGGTGGACGCGATCAACGCCTGGAAGGACGACGACGTCGCGGTCATCTCCCTGACCGGCAACCCGAACCCCACCCTCATGGACGGCGCCGACCCGGCCCGGCTGGCCGCCTCGCTGCCGGTGGAGCGGGCGAAGGCGGCCATGCAGGTACTGGGCGCCGACCACGTCGCCTGGTCGGTGGTCGCGGCGCCCAACGCCGGCTGGGCCGAGAGCATCTTCGGCACGCCTGACGTCGAGCGGCTCTGGCAGTCGGTCGCGCTCGCGACTCGGCTCGACGAGGACGACCCCGTCGTCTCGTGGCGTGAGCACCTGGCCAAGCTGGCCCACCGCCGGGACCTGCTCAACGAGCAGGGCTTCGACCGCATGCACTTCCGCGGCCCGGGCACGGACCTGGTCGTCGGCCTGGCGCCCCGCTCGCACTGGGTCACGGCAGAGCACACCAACGACGCCGGCACCGCGTTCGTTGCCAACCTGCCGACCGAGGAGGTCTACACGTCGCCGGACTGGCGCCGTGCTGACGGGACCCTCAGCACGACCGCCCCGTTCTTCCTGCAGCAGATGAACGTCCTCGTCGACGGCCTGGTCCTCGAGCTCGGTGACGGCACGGTGCGCGCGGCGAAGGCCGCGGCCGGCGAGGAGGCGGTCCACCACCAGCTCGACAGCGTCCCGCGGGCCAGGCACCTGGGCGAGGTGGCGATCGTCGACGGCGACTCGCGGGTCAGGCGCACCCAGCTGACCTACCGCGACATGCTGTATGACGAGAACGCCGCGTCGCACGTCGCATGGGGTGCCGGCTTCCCCACGACGATCGAGGGCGGGACCAGGCTCGACGTGCAGCAGCGGATCGAGGCCGGCGTCAACCAGTCGGCGACGCACGTCGACGTGGTCGTCGGCAGCCCCGACGTCGAGGTGCTCGGGATCGCCGCCGACGGCACGACCACCCCGGTGCTGGTCGGCGACGAGTTCGTCCTCGGCTGA